A genomic window from Macaca thibetana thibetana isolate TM-01 chromosome 16, ASM2454274v1, whole genome shotgun sequence includes:
- the TMEM94 gene encoding transmembrane protein 94 isoform X1, whose amino-acid sequence MLFKQAELWMPHQGKGNKGEPPSALGLSTRKALSVLKEQLEAVLEGHLRERKKCLTWKEVWRSSFLHHSNRCSCFHWPGASLMLLAVLLLLGCCGGQPAGSRGVGLVNASALFLLLLLNLVLIGRQDRLKRREVERRLRGIIDQIQDALRDGREIQWPSAMYPDLHMPFAPSWSLHWAYRDGHLVNLPVSLLVEGDIIALRPGQESFASLRGIKDDEHIVLEPGDLFPPFSPPPSPGGEVERGPQSPQQHRLFRVLETPVIDNVRWCLDMALSRPVTALDNERFTVQSVMLHYAVPVVLAGFLITNALRFIFSAPGVTSWQYTLLQLQVNGVLPILPLLFPVLWVLATACGEARVLAQMSKASPSSLLAKFSEDTLSSYTEAVSSQEMLRCIWGHFLRVLRGTSPTLSHSSSLLHSLGSVTVLCCVDKQGILSWPNPSPETVLFFSGKVEPPHSSHEDLTDGLSTRSFCHPEVEEEPHERDALLAGSLNNALHLSSEQERGDWPGEAPKPPEPYSHHRAHGRSKHPSGSNVSFSRDTEGGEEEPSKTQPGMESDPYEAEDFVCDYHLEMLSLSQDQQNPSCIQFDDSNWQLHLTSLKPLGLNVLLNLCNASVTERLCRFSDHLCNIALQESHSAVLPVHVPWGLCELARLIGFTPGAKELFKQENHLALYRLPSAETMKETSLGRLSCVTKRRPPLSHMISLFIKDTTTSTEQMLSHGTADVVLEACTDFWDGADIYPLSGSDRKKVLDFYQRACLSGYCSAFAYKPMNCALSSQLNGKCIELVQVPGQSSIFTMCELPSTIPIKQSARRSSWSSDEGIGEVLEKEDCMQALSGQIFMGMVSSQYQARLDIVRLIDGLVNACIRFVYFSLEDELKSKVFAEKMGLETGWNCHISLTPNGDMPGSEIPPSSPSHAGSLHDDLNQVSRDDAEGLLLMEEEGHSDLISFQPTDSDIPSFLEDSNRAKLPRGIHQVRPHLQNIDNVPLLVPLFTDCTPETMCEMIKIMQEYGEVTCCLGSSANLRNSCLFLQSDISIALDPLYPSRCSWETFGYATSTSMAQASDGLSPLQLSGQLNSLPCSLTFRQEETISIIRLIEQARHATYGIRKCFLFLLQCQLTLVVIQFLSCLVQLPPLLSTTDILWLSCFCYPLLSISLLGKPPHSSIMSMATGKNLQSIPKKTQHYFLLCFLLKFSLTISSCLICFGFTLQSFCDSSRARNLTNCSSIMLPSNDDRAPAWFEDFANGLLSAQKLTAALIVLHTGERAPWEGTDDGGRGAPLWKSDPHIAPLSPVFISITHVHRTKPLWRKSPLTNLWWAVTVPVVLLGQVVQTAVDLQLWTHRDGHVHFGLEDVPLLTWLLGCLSLVLVVVTNEIVKLHEIRVRVRYQKRQKLQFETKLGMNSPF is encoded by the exons GGCGAGCCTCCCTCGGCCCTGGGCCTGTCCACGCGGAAGGCCCTCAGCGTCCTGAAGGAGCAGCTGGAGGCAGTGCTGGAAGGACATCTCAGGGAGCGGAAGAAGTGTCTGACCTGGAAG GAGGTGTGGAGAAGTAGCTTCCTCCACCACAGTAACCGCTGCTCCTGCTTCCACTGGCCGGGGGCCTCACTCATGCTACTggctgtgctgctgctgctgggctgCTGTGGGGGCCAGCCGGCTGGGAG CCGTGGGGTAGGGCTGGTGAACGCCTCGGCCTTGTTCCTGTTGCTGCTTCTCAACCTTGTGCTCATCGGGCGGCAAGACCGGCTGAAGCGTCGGGAGGTAGAGCGGAGGCTGCGAGGGATCATTGACCAAATCCAAG ATGCCCTCAGGGATGGCAGGGAGATCCAGTGGCCCAGTGCCATGTATCCAGACCTCCACATGCCCTTTGCACCATCCTGGTCCCTGCACTGGGCCTACAGAGATGGACACCTGGTCAACCTGCCAGTCAGCCTGCTGGTTGAAGGAGACATCATAGCTTTGAGGCCTGGCCAGGAATCGTTTGCTTCTCTGAGGGGGATCAAG GATGATGAGCACATTGTCCTGGAGCCAGGAGACCTCTTCCcccccttctcccctccaccCTCGCCCGGGGGAGAAGTGGAGAGAGGGCCACAGAGCCCCCAGCAGCACCGGCTTTTCCGTGTCCTTGAGACCCCTGTGATTGACAACGTCAG GTGGTGCCTGGACATGGCCCTGTCCCGACCAGTCACCGCCCTGGACAATGAGCGGTTCACAGTGCAGTCGGTGATGCTACACTATgctgtgcctgtggtcctg GCCGGCTTCCTCATCACCAATGCCCTGCGCTTCATCTTCAGTGCCCCGGGGGTCACTTCCTGGCAGTACACCCTCCTGCAGCTCCAG GTGAATGGCGTCCTGCCCATCCTCCCCCTGCTCTTTCCAGTCCTCTGGGTTCTGGCAACCGCTTGTGGAGAGGCCCGTGTCCTGGCCCAGATGAGcaaggcctcacccagctccctg CTGGCTAAGTTCTCAGAGGACACTCTCAGCAGCTATACGGAGGCTGTCTCCTCTCAG GAAATGCTGCGCTGCATTTGGGGCCACTTCCTGAGGGTGCTCCGGGGGACGTCGCCAACACTGAGCCACAGTTCCAGCCTGCTGCACAGCCTGGGCTCCGTCACG GTCCTATGCTGTGTGGACAAACAGGGGATCCTGTCTTGGCCAAATCCCAGCCCAGAGACTGTACTGTTCTTCAGCGGGAAGGTGGAGCCCCCTCACAGCAGCCATGAGGACCTCACCGATGGCCTATCCACCCGCTCCTTCTGCCATCCTGAGGTAGAGGAGGAG CCCCATGAGCGAGACGCCCTCCTGGCTGGCTCCCTGAACAACGCTCTGCACCTTTCCAGCGAGCAGGAGCGTGGCGACTGGCCTGGCGAGGCTCCCAAGCCCCCCGAGCCCTACTCACACCACAGAGCGCACGGCCGCAGCAAACACCCATCTGGCTCCAACGTGAGCTTCAGCAGGGACACCGAGGGTGGCGAAGAAGAGCCCAGCAAG ACCCAGCCCGGGATGGAGAGCGACCCCTACGAAGCAGAGGACTTTGTGTGTGACTACCACCTGGAGATGCTGAGCCTGTCCCAGGACCAGCAGAACCCCTCCTGCATCCAGTTTGATGACTCCAACTGGCAGCTGCACCTCACCTCCCTCAAACCCCTGGGCCtcaatgtgctgctgaatctgtgTAATGCCAGCGTCACCGAGCGCCTGTGCCGATTCTCCGACCACCTGTGCAACATCGCCCTGCAAGAGAGCCACAGTGCTGTGCTGCCCGTGCATGTGCCCTGGGGCCTCTGCGAGCTTGCCCGCCTCATTG GCTTCACTCCTGGGGCCAAGGAGCTCTTCAAGCAGGAGAACCACCTGGCGCTGTACCGCCTCCCCAGTGCTGAGACAATGAAGGAGACATCACTGGGGCGGCTCTCCTGTGTCACCAAGCGGCGGCCTCCCCTCAGCCACATGATCAGCCTCTTCATTAAAGACACCACCACCA GCACAGAGCAGATGCTGTCCCATGGCACCGCTGATGTGGTCTTAGAAGCCTGCACAGACTTCTGGGACGGAGCTGACATCTACCCTCTCTCGGGATCTGACAG AAAGAAAGTGCTGGACTTCTACCAGCGAGCCTGCCTGTCTGGGTATTGCTCTGCCTTCGCCTACAAGCCCATGAACTGCGCCCTGTCCTCTCAGCTCAATGGCAAGTGCATCGAGCTGGTACAGGTGCCTGGCCAAAGCAGCATCTTCACCATGTGCGAGCTGCCCAGCACCATCCCCATCAAGCAGAGCGCCCGCCGCAGCAGCTGGAGCTCTGACG AAGGGATCGGGGAGGTGCTGGAGAAGGAAGACTGCATGCAGGCCCTGAGCGGCCAGATCTTCATGGGCATGGTGTCCTCCCAGTACCAGGCCCGGCTGGACATCGTACGCCTCATCGACGGGCTCGTCAACGCCTGCATCCGCTTTGTCTACTTCTCTTTGGAGGATGAGCTCAAAAGCAAG GTATTTGCAGAAAAAATGGGCCTGGAGACAGGCTGGAACTGCCACATCTCCCTCACGCCCAATGGTGACATGCCTGGCTCCGAGATCcccccctccagccccagccatgCAGGCTCCCTACACGATGACCTGAATCAGG TGTCCCGAGACGATGCAGAAGGGCTCCTCCTCATGGAGGAGGAGGGCCACTCCGACCTCATCAGCTTCCAGCCTACGGACAGCGACATCCCCAGCTTCCTGGAGGACTCCAACCGG GCTAAGCTGCCCCGGGGTATCCACCAAGTGCGGCCCCACCTGCAGAACATTGACAACGTGCCCCTGCTAGTGCCCCTCTTCACCGACTGCACCCCGGAGA CCATGTGTGAGATGATAAAGATCATGCAAGAGTACGGGGAGGTGACCTGCTGCCTGGGCAGCTCTGCCAACCTGCGGAACAGCTGCCTCTTCCTCCAGAGTGACATCAG CATTGCCCTGGATCCCCTGTACCCGTCCCGTTGCTCCTGGGAGACCTTTGGCTACGCCACCAGCACCAGCATGGCCCAGGCCTCGGATGGCCTTTCTCCCCTGCAGCTGTCAGGGCAGCTCAACAGCCTGCCCTGCTCCCTGACCTTTCGCCAGGAGGAGACCATCAGCATCATCCGGCTTATCGAACAG GCTCGGCACGCCACCTATGGCATCCGTAAGTGCTTCCTCTTCCTGCTGCAGTGCCAGCTGACTCTCGTGGTCATCCAG TTCCTTTCTTGCCTGGTCCAGCTGCCGCCACTCCTGAGTACCACTGACATCCTGTGGCTGTCCTGCTTTTGCTACCCTCTGCTCAG CATCTCTCTGCTGGGGAAGCCCCCCCATAGCTCCATCATGTCTATGGCAACAGGGAAAAACCTCCAGTCCATTCCCAAGAAG ACCCAGCACTACTTCCTGCTCTGCTTCCTGCTCAAGTTCAGCCTCACCATCAGCTCGTGCCTCATCTGCTTTGGCTTCACACTGCAGAGCTTCTGTGATAGCTCCCGGGCCCGCAACCTCACCAACTGCTCCTCCATCATGCTGCCCAG CAACGACGACAGGGCTCCAGCCTGGTTTGAGGACTTTGCCAACGGACTGCTGTCGGCTCAGAAGCTCACGGCCGCCCTGATTGTTCTGCACACTGGTGAGAGGGCTCCCTGGGAGGGCACAGATGATGGTGGGAGAGGAGCTCCACTATGGAAGTCTGACCCCCACATCGCCCCACTTTCCCCAGTCTTCATTTCCATCACCCATGTGCATCGCACCAAGCCCCTGTGGAGAAAGAGCCCCTTGACCAACCTCTGGTGGGCCGTGACAGTGCCTGTGGT GCTGCTGGGTCAGGTGGTCCAGACGGCCGTGGACCTGCAGCTCTGGACGCACAGGGACGGCCATGTCCACTTTGGCCTGGAGGACGTGCCCTTGCTGACATGGCTCCTGGGCTGCCTGTCCCTGGTCCTTGTGGTGGTGACCAATGAGATCGTGAAGCTACATGAGATTCG GGTCCGAGTCCGCTACCAGAAGCGACAGAAGCTGCAGTTTGAAACTAAGCTGGGCATGAACTCTCCCTTCTGA